Proteins encoded together in one Candidatus Methylomirabilis sp. window:
- a CDS encoding ABC transporter ATP-binding protein, whose translation MLEVEEVHAFYGTSHVLQGVSLTVREGEVVCLLGRNGAGKTTTLRSIIGLTPPRRGGIRFLGREIAGVHPYRVARLGVGYVDQARRIFPGLSVDDNLGVAQSGRAGPWTKPEVYRLFPELTPLRFRLGRHLSGGEQQMLAIGRALMSNPLLLLCDEPSEGLAPLLVRRLGELLREVAGRGLAVLLAEQNLPFALDLARRGYVIEKGRIRLEGPTDALRQEEVVSRHLAL comes from the coding sequence GTGCTCGAGGTTGAAGAGGTCCATGCCTTCTACGGAACAAGCCACGTCCTGCAAGGGGTGAGCCTGACCGTGCGGGAGGGGGAGGTGGTGTGCCTTCTCGGGCGCAACGGCGCGGGGAAGACGACTACGCTCAGGAGCATCATCGGCCTGACGCCGCCGCGGCGGGGCGGGATCCGGTTCCTGGGCCGCGAGATCGCCGGGGTGCACCCGTACCGGGTCGCCCGGCTGGGGGTGGGCTACGTGGATCAGGCGCGGCGGATCTTCCCCGGGCTCAGCGTGGACGACAACCTGGGCGTCGCCCAGAGCGGCCGGGCCGGCCCCTGGACGAAGCCGGAGGTCTACCGCCTCTTCCCGGAACTCACGCCCCTCCGGTTCCGCCTGGGTCGCCACCTGAGCGGCGGCGAGCAGCAGATGCTGGCCATCGGGCGCGCCCTGATGAGCAACCCGCTCCTGCTCCTGTGCGATGAGCCATCCGAGGGCCTGGCCCCCCTCCTGGTCCGGCGCCTGGGGGAGCTGCTGCGGGAGGTCGCGGGGCGGGGCCTGGCCGTCCTCCTCGCCGAGCAGAACCTTCCATTCGCCCTGGACCTGGCCCGCCGGGGATACGTCATCGAGAAAGGCCGGATCCGCCTGGAGGGCCCGACCGACGCGCTGCGACAGGAGGAGGTCGTGAGCCGCCACCTCGCCCTGTAA
- a CDS encoding ABC transporter ATP-binding protein encodes MAFLETSGLTKAFGRMVAVDHVDLTVRAGELTAIIGPNGAGKTTFFNVVTGKLRPTAGRVRIQGDDITGLPPHAVVRRGIGRSFQVTNLFPGLSVLDSVRVAVLSQRGLTGRILPSRARARAAQEEAERLLQELGLERHGHHPCGTLSHADQRAVEIGLALAARPRLLLLDEPTAGMGPEETAAMVGLMQRLARRDGLTVLLVEHDMRVVFALAERIVVMHQGRIIADGPPAAVREDAGVRKAYLGEPGARG; translated from the coding sequence ATGGCGTTCCTCGAGACGAGCGGCTTGACGAAGGCGTTCGGCCGTATGGTGGCCGTTGACCACGTGGACCTGACCGTCCGCGCGGGCGAGCTGACGGCGATCATCGGGCCCAACGGCGCCGGGAAGACGACTTTCTTCAACGTGGTCACCGGGAAGCTCCGGCCCACCGCAGGGCGCGTCCGGATTCAGGGCGACGACATCACCGGCTTGCCGCCGCACGCGGTCGTCCGGCGGGGGATCGGGCGGTCCTTCCAGGTCACGAACCTCTTCCCGGGACTGTCCGTCCTCGACAGCGTCCGGGTGGCAGTGCTCAGCCAGAGGGGGCTCACGGGGCGAATCCTCCCGTCGCGCGCCCGGGCGCGCGCGGCCCAGGAGGAAGCCGAGCGGCTGCTCCAGGAGCTGGGCCTCGAGAGGCATGGGCACCATCCGTGCGGGACCCTCTCCCACGCCGACCAGCGCGCCGTGGAAATCGGGCTGGCGCTGGCGGCGCGGCCGCGCCTCCTGCTCCTCGACGAGCCCACGGCCGGGATGGGGCCGGAGGAGACGGCGGCGATGGTCGGGCTGATGCAGCGGCTGGCGCGCCGCGACGGTCTCACGGTGCTCCTGGTGGAGCACGACATGCGCGTGGTGTTCGCCCTGGCCGAGCGGATCGTGGTGATGCACCAGGGGCGGATCATCGCGGACGGACCGCCGGCGGCCGTCCGGGAGGACGCGGGCGTGCGGAAGGCTTACCTGGGAGAGCCTGGTGCTCGAGGTTGA
- a CDS encoding branched-chain amino acid ABC transporter permease has protein sequence MPPARRAALGLFLSAGALALVPLLASPFRLLFVTEILIFSLYALAFNLLFGITGLLSFGHSAYYGVGGYVAALALIHGWTGLPGALILGMGAAALTGLLIGYFCVRLDEIYFAMLTLAFSQMLFAIAWQWTEVTGGSDGILGVPRPPLRLFGATVDLESPAAFYGLVAVVVFGAVLVLWTVVTSPFGEALRAIRENPERAAFIGIPLRRYRLAAFVLSAAFAGLAGALVAPFGRTASPELLFWTKSAEPVLMSLLGGIKVFLGPLVGVVVYLWLRDLISSYLVDYWMLVMGGVVIALVLFFRGGIAGAAQGWWAARLRRVATDGVPRDERLDEGVRPYGGR, from the coding sequence ATGCCCCCGGCCCGCAGGGCTGCGCTGGGCCTCTTCCTCTCGGCGGGCGCGCTCGCGCTCGTCCCGCTCCTGGCCTCCCCCTTCCGCCTCCTCTTCGTCACGGAGATCCTGATTTTCTCCCTGTACGCCCTGGCCTTCAATCTCCTGTTCGGCATCACCGGCCTCCTCTCCTTCGGCCACTCGGCCTACTACGGGGTGGGAGGCTACGTGGCGGCCCTCGCCCTCATCCACGGCTGGACCGGCCTCCCCGGCGCTCTGATCCTGGGCATGGGGGCGGCGGCGCTCACCGGGCTTCTGATCGGATACTTCTGCGTCCGGCTGGATGAGATCTACTTCGCCATGCTCACGCTCGCTTTCTCCCAGATGCTCTTCGCCATCGCCTGGCAGTGGACGGAGGTGACGGGAGGAAGCGACGGGATCCTGGGGGTCCCGCGCCCGCCGCTGCGCCTCTTCGGGGCGACCGTCGATCTGGAATCCCCCGCGGCCTTCTACGGTCTGGTCGCGGTGGTGGTCTTCGGAGCCGTCCTCGTCCTGTGGACGGTGGTCACCTCCCCCTTCGGCGAGGCGCTCCGGGCCATCCGAGAGAACCCGGAGCGGGCGGCGTTCATCGGCATCCCGCTCCGCCGGTACCGGCTGGCCGCCTTCGTCCTCTCGGCGGCCTTCGCCGGCCTAGCCGGGGCCCTCGTGGCCCCCTTTGGCCGGACCGCCTCCCCCGAGCTCCTGTTCTGGACGAAGTCGGCCGAGCCGGTCCTGATGAGCCTCCTCGGAGGGATCAAGGTCTTCCTGGGACCCCTGGTGGGCGTCGTGGTGTACCTCTGGCTGCGGGACCTCATCTCCTCGTACCTGGTGGACTACTGGATGCTGGTGATGGGCGGGGTCGTCATTGCCCTGGTCCTCTTCTTCCGGGGCGGGATCGCGGGGGCGGCGCAAGGATGGTGGGCGGCGCGCCTCCGCCGGGTCGCAACCGATGGCGTTCCTCGAGACGAGCGGCTTGACGAAGGCGTTCGGCCGTATGGTGGCCGTTGA
- a CDS encoding branched-chain amino acid ABC transporter permease, whose protein sequence is MSIAEDIAMMRADSFVAYVLNGLVQASCLFLLASGLTLIFGVLRILNFAHAALFMLAAYLAAQVITSTGSFWLALVLVPAVMALVGAALERALLRRVYDVPVPYQLLLTFGVILVIKDLIKLTWGTASRTIAEPPALRGATSVLGRDYPLYNLFYIAIIAVVAVGLWVFLHHTQFGKRIQAAAADREMASAMGINVPGIYTAVCAAGTALAALLGVFHGPMMNIHLDVDHQYIVEAFAVVVIGGLGSVPGALVGSLLVGMLDSFGILLIPRFQMAFIYMVMAAVLIVRPQGLFGPREG, encoded by the coding sequence ATGAGCATCGCCGAGGACATCGCGATGATGCGTGCCGACTCCTTCGTGGCCTACGTGCTCAACGGGTTGGTCCAGGCCTCCTGCCTTTTCCTGCTGGCCTCGGGGCTCACGCTCATCTTCGGTGTCCTGCGGATCCTGAACTTCGCGCACGCCGCCCTCTTCATGCTCGCTGCCTACCTCGCCGCCCAGGTGATCACCTCCACCGGGAGCTTCTGGCTGGCGCTCGTTCTGGTCCCGGCAGTGATGGCCCTGGTGGGGGCGGCCCTGGAGCGCGCGCTCCTGCGACGGGTGTACGATGTCCCGGTCCCCTACCAGCTCCTGCTGACGTTCGGCGTGATCCTGGTCATCAAGGACCTCATCAAGCTCACCTGGGGAACCGCCTCGCGGACGATCGCCGAGCCCCCCGCCCTGCGGGGAGCCACCTCCGTCCTGGGCCGGGACTACCCCCTCTATAACCTCTTCTACATCGCGATTATTGCCGTGGTGGCCGTAGGCCTCTGGGTCTTCCTCCACCACACGCAGTTCGGGAAGCGGATTCAGGCCGCGGCAGCCGACCGGGAGATGGCCAGCGCGATGGGCATCAACGTCCCGGGGATCTACACGGCGGTCTGCGCCGCCGGGACAGCGCTGGCGGCTCTGCTCGGCGTCTTCCACGGCCCGATGATGAACATCCACCTGGACGTGGACCATCAGTACATCGTGGAGGCCTTCGCGGTGGTCGTCATCGGCGGCCTCGGGAGCGTGCCGGGGGCCCTGGTCGGCTCGCTGCTCGTCGGGATGCTGGACTCCTTCGGGATCCTGCTGATCCCGCGGTTCCAGATGGCCTTCATCTACATGGTGATGGCCGCGGTCCTGATCGTCCGCCCCCAGGGCCTGTTCGGGCCCCGGGAGGGCTAG